A stretch of Porites lutea chromosome 5, jaPorLute2.1, whole genome shotgun sequence DNA encodes these proteins:
- the LOC140938975 gene encoding peptidyl-glycine alpha-amidating monooxygenase A-like isoform X2 encodes MDRKSVAVLILIVILTLSVILAKSFSYDFFDDQARDYYDTLYQREIPRERVKSQKLDVVDFKMPGIHPEKHDSYMCTALDLSDQKHYIVGFKPFAEMHTAHHMLMFGCQTPGENLFAKDKKYWNCGDMGSDVCGSGEKIVYAWGRNAPELKLPNDVAFEVGHGTAAPYLVLQVHYGKVDKFKADPYLKDYSGVDLETTTVAPRHLAAIHLSASGGYIEAKRAAWHLDVGCNYGGSPVMHPFAFRVHAHKLGTVISGYKVRDGVWTLIGKGDPQRPQAFYPVKSEKDLSIQMGDTIAARCTYNSTQKNEITYIGATMADEMCNFYMMYWYDPKENDMEGSPEERCGYVNERGLQFPNDSDVRLPGSGEKMELKRDFVEGCEPSCDDEESVFLDEDTAEWPGNNPANVKLGQVTAVDTDADGNVVIFHRGSRRWQADSFNDRDVFNHQDQPIPGATVLKLDPKTGEVKKSWGENMFFMPHGLTIDHEGNTWLTDVALHQVFKVSPGETKPSLTLGVRFEPGKDADHFCKPTDVAVDSKGVFYVSDGYCNSRVMKFSPDGKESIQMASNAFRIPHSLSLDEANGRLYVADRENSRVLALDAGSGSLLREVKDFGERVFAVHYHAKRGGVLHVVNGPLSYYSRAQGFTFSLKSDSVVQKWSPALGFSEPHDVTSDSHGASVFVADIGSNTVWKFKRRVQKIV; translated from the exons ATGGACAGAAAATCGGTGGCCGTTTTGATTTTGATAGTGATTTTGACCCTGTCAGTGATATTAGCGAAGTCTTTCTCTTATGATTTTTTTGATGATCAAGCGAGGGACTATTACGACACTTTATATCAGAGAGAGATTCCTAGAGAACGAGTAAAGAGCCAGAAGTTAGATGTTGTGGATTTCAAGATGCCCGGTATTCACCCGGAAAAG CATGATTCATACATGTGTACAGCTCTTGATCTCAGTGACCAGAAACACTATATAG TGGGATTCAAGCCTTTTGCTGAAATGCACACTGCTCATCACATGTTAATGTTTGGATGTCAAACCCCAGgagaaaatttgtttgctaAGGATAAAAAATATTG GAATTGTGGAGATATGGGTTCAGACGTTTGTGGTTCTGGAGAGAAAATTGTGTATGCCTGGGGAAGAAATGCACCGGAATTGAAACTTCCTAATG ATGTTGCCTTTGAAGTTGGTCATGGTACAGCTGCTCCTTATCTTGTGCTGCAAGTTCATTATGGAAAAGTTGATAAGTTTAAGG CTGATCCCTATCTGAAAGATTACTCCGGTGTGGATCTGGAAACAACAACTGTGGC TCCTCGCCACTTGGCAGCAATTCATCTCTCAGCTTCTGGAGGCTATATTGAAGCAAAAAGAGCAG CATGGCATTTAGATGTCGGATGTAATTATGGTGGAAGTCCAGTGATGCATCCATTTGCCTTCAGAGTTCATGCACACAAATTAG ggACAGTTATATCCGGCTACAAAGTGCGTGATGGGGTTTGGACACTGATTGGCAAAGGAGATCCACAACGACCCCAG GCATTTTACCCAGTGAAGTCTGAAAAAGATCTGAGCATCCAAATGGGTGATACAATA GCTGCACGATGTACCTACAATTCAACACAGAAGAATGAAATCACATATATTGG agCAACAATGGCAGATGAAATGTGTAATTTCTACATGATGTATTGGTATGACCCCAAAGAGAATGACATGGAAGGGAGCCCTGAGGAACGGTGTGGTTATGTCAATGAGAGGGGGCTCCAATTCCCAAATGACTCTGATGTTCGCCTTCCAGGGAGTGGGGAAAAAATGGAGCTGAAGCGAGACTTTGTAGAAG GATGTGAGCCATCCTGCGATGATGAAGAGTCCGTATTCCTTGATGAAGACACGGCGGAGTGGCCTGGAAATAATCCAGCAAATGTGAAGCTTGGTCAGGTTACCGCAGTTGACACTGATGCGGACGGGAATGTTGTTATATTTCATCGAGGATCCAGGAGATGGCAGGCCGA TTCTTTTAATGATCGTGATGTATTCAACCATCAAGATCAGCCAATTCCCGGAGCCACTGTACTGAAGCTGGATCCAAAAACTGGAGAAGTTAAAAAAAGCTGGGGAGAGAATAT GTTCTTTATGCCTCACGGGCTTACCATCGATCACGAGGGTAACACGTGGTTAACAGATGTAGCATTGCATCAG GTTTTCAAGGTCTCCCCTGGAGAAACCAAACCATCCCTAACTCTCGGAGTCAGGTTTGAACCAGGGAAAGACGCGGATCATTTTTGTAAACCTACGGATGTTGCTGTTGATTCCAAAGGAGTCTTCTATGTTTCTGACGg TTACTGTAATAGTCGGGTAATGAAGTTTTCACCAGACGGCAAAGAAAGCATACAAATGG catcaAACGCCTTCCGGATTCCCCACAGTCTTTCTTTGGACGAGGCAAACGGACGGCTTTATGTCGCTGATCGGGAGAACAGTCGAGTTCTGGCACTTGACGCCGGAAGTGGTAGTCTTTTACGTGAAGTAAAAGACTTCGGAGAGCGAGTTTTCGCAGTGCATTATCACGCCAAACGTG GTGGAGTGCTTCATGTGGTAAATGGCCCGCTGTCATACTACTCTAGAGCCCAGGGCTTCACATTCAGTCTGAAGAGTGACTCTGTGGTACAGAAATGGAGCCCAGCTTTG
- the LOC140938975 gene encoding peptidyl-glycine alpha-amidating monooxygenase A-like isoform X3, which translates to MDRKSVAVLILIVILTLSVILAKSFSYDFFDDQARDYYDTLYQREIPRERVKSQKLDVVDFKMPGIHPEKHDSYMCTALDLSDQKHYIVGFKPFAEMHTAHHMLMFGCQTPGENLFAKDKKYWNCGDMGSDVCGSGEKIVYAWGRNAPELKLPNDVAFEVGHGTAAPYLVLQVHYGKVDKFKADPYLKDYSGVDLETTTVAPRYVAGIKGLADGWSLIPPKKEAWHLDVGCNYGGSPVMHPFAFRVHAHKLGTVISGYKVRDGVWTLIGKGDPQRPQAFYPVKSEKDLSIQMGDTIAARCTYNSTQKNEITYIGATMADEMCNFYMMYWYDPKENDMEGSPEERCGYVNERGLQFPNDSDVRLPGSGEKMELKRDFVEGCEPSCDDEESVFLDEDTAEWPGNNPANVKLGQVTAVDTDADGNVVIFHRGSRRWQADSFNDRDVFNHQDQPIPGATVLKLDPKTGEVKKSWGENMFFMPHGLTIDHEGNTWLTDVALHQVFKVSPGETKPSLTLGVRFEPGKDADHFCKPTDVAVDSKGVFYVSDGYCNSRVMKFSPDGKESIQMGGVLHVVNGPLSYYSRAQGFTFSLKSDSVVQKWSPALGFSEPHDVTSDSHGASVFVADIGSNTVWKFKRRVQKIV; encoded by the exons ATGGACAGAAAATCGGTGGCCGTTTTGATTTTGATAGTGATTTTGACCCTGTCAGTGATATTAGCGAAGTCTTTCTCTTATGATTTTTTTGATGATCAAGCGAGGGACTATTACGACACTTTATATCAGAGAGAGATTCCTAGAGAACGAGTAAAGAGCCAGAAGTTAGATGTTGTGGATTTCAAGATGCCCGGTATTCACCCGGAAAAG CATGATTCATACATGTGTACAGCTCTTGATCTCAGTGACCAGAAACACTATATAG TGGGATTCAAGCCTTTTGCTGAAATGCACACTGCTCATCACATGTTAATGTTTGGATGTCAAACCCCAGgagaaaatttgtttgctaAGGATAAAAAATATTG GAATTGTGGAGATATGGGTTCAGACGTTTGTGGTTCTGGAGAGAAAATTGTGTATGCCTGGGGAAGAAATGCACCGGAATTGAAACTTCCTAATG ATGTTGCCTTTGAAGTTGGTCATGGTACAGCTGCTCCTTATCTTGTGCTGCAAGTTCATTATGGAAAAGTTGATAAGTTTAAGG CTGATCCCTATCTGAAAGATTACTCCGGTGTGGATCTGGAAACAACAACTGTGGC GCCGAGGTATGTTGCAGGCATCAAAGGATTGGCTGATGGATGGTCCCTTATTCCACCAAAAAAAGAAG CATGGCATTTAGATGTCGGATGTAATTATGGTGGAAGTCCAGTGATGCATCCATTTGCCTTCAGAGTTCATGCACACAAATTAG ggACAGTTATATCCGGCTACAAAGTGCGTGATGGGGTTTGGACACTGATTGGCAAAGGAGATCCACAACGACCCCAG GCATTTTACCCAGTGAAGTCTGAAAAAGATCTGAGCATCCAAATGGGTGATACAATA GCTGCACGATGTACCTACAATTCAACACAGAAGAATGAAATCACATATATTGG agCAACAATGGCAGATGAAATGTGTAATTTCTACATGATGTATTGGTATGACCCCAAAGAGAATGACATGGAAGGGAGCCCTGAGGAACGGTGTGGTTATGTCAATGAGAGGGGGCTCCAATTCCCAAATGACTCTGATGTTCGCCTTCCAGGGAGTGGGGAAAAAATGGAGCTGAAGCGAGACTTTGTAGAAG GATGTGAGCCATCCTGCGATGATGAAGAGTCCGTATTCCTTGATGAAGACACGGCGGAGTGGCCTGGAAATAATCCAGCAAATGTGAAGCTTGGTCAGGTTACCGCAGTTGACACTGATGCGGACGGGAATGTTGTTATATTTCATCGAGGATCCAGGAGATGGCAGGCCGA TTCTTTTAATGATCGTGATGTATTCAACCATCAAGATCAGCCAATTCCCGGAGCCACTGTACTGAAGCTGGATCCAAAAACTGGAGAAGTTAAAAAAAGCTGGGGAGAGAATAT GTTCTTTATGCCTCACGGGCTTACCATCGATCACGAGGGTAACACGTGGTTAACAGATGTAGCATTGCATCAG GTTTTCAAGGTCTCCCCTGGAGAAACCAAACCATCCCTAACTCTCGGAGTCAGGTTTGAACCAGGGAAAGACGCGGATCATTTTTGTAAACCTACGGATGTTGCTGTTGATTCCAAAGGAGTCTTCTATGTTTCTGACGg TTACTGTAATAGTCGGGTAATGAAGTTTTCACCAGACGGCAAAGAAAGCATACAAATGG GTGGAGTGCTTCATGTGGTAAATGGCCCGCTGTCATACTACTCTAGAGCCCAGGGCTTCACATTCAGTCTGAAGAGTGACTCTGTGGTACAGAAATGGAGCCCAGCTTTG
- the LOC140938975 gene encoding peptidyl-glycine alpha-amidating monooxygenase A-like isoform X1 has product MDRKSVAVLILIVILTLSVILAKSFSYDFFDDQARDYYDTLYQREIPRERVKSQKLDVVDFKMPGIHPEKHDSYMCTALDLSDQKHYIVGFKPFAEMHTAHHMLMFGCQTPGENLFAKDKKYWNCGDMGSDVCGSGEKIVYAWGRNAPELKLPNDVAFEVGHGTAAPYLVLQVHYGKVDKFKADPYLKDYSGVDLETTTVAPRYVAGIKGLADGWSLIPPKKEAWHLDVGCNYGGSPVMHPFAFRVHAHKLGTVISGYKVRDGVWTLIGKGDPQRPQAFYPVKSEKDLSIQMGDTIAARCTYNSTQKNEITYIGATMADEMCNFYMMYWYDPKENDMEGSPEERCGYVNERGLQFPNDSDVRLPGSGEKMELKRDFVEGCEPSCDDEESVFLDEDTAEWPGNNPANVKLGQVTAVDTDADGNVVIFHRGSRRWQADSFNDRDVFNHQDQPIPGATVLKLDPKTGEVKKSWGENMFFMPHGLTIDHEGNTWLTDVALHQVFKVSPGETKPSLTLGVRFEPGKDADHFCKPTDVAVDSKGVFYVSDGYCNSRVMKFSPDGKESIQMASNAFRIPHSLSLDEANGRLYVADRENSRVLALDAGSGSLLREVKDFGERVFAVHYHAKRGGVLHVVNGPLSYYSRAQGFTFSLKSDSVVQKWSPALGFSEPHDVTSDSHGASVFVADIGSNTVWKFKRRVQKIV; this is encoded by the exons ATGGACAGAAAATCGGTGGCCGTTTTGATTTTGATAGTGATTTTGACCCTGTCAGTGATATTAGCGAAGTCTTTCTCTTATGATTTTTTTGATGATCAAGCGAGGGACTATTACGACACTTTATATCAGAGAGAGATTCCTAGAGAACGAGTAAAGAGCCAGAAGTTAGATGTTGTGGATTTCAAGATGCCCGGTATTCACCCGGAAAAG CATGATTCATACATGTGTACAGCTCTTGATCTCAGTGACCAGAAACACTATATAG TGGGATTCAAGCCTTTTGCTGAAATGCACACTGCTCATCACATGTTAATGTTTGGATGTCAAACCCCAGgagaaaatttgtttgctaAGGATAAAAAATATTG GAATTGTGGAGATATGGGTTCAGACGTTTGTGGTTCTGGAGAGAAAATTGTGTATGCCTGGGGAAGAAATGCACCGGAATTGAAACTTCCTAATG ATGTTGCCTTTGAAGTTGGTCATGGTACAGCTGCTCCTTATCTTGTGCTGCAAGTTCATTATGGAAAAGTTGATAAGTTTAAGG CTGATCCCTATCTGAAAGATTACTCCGGTGTGGATCTGGAAACAACAACTGTGGC GCCGAGGTATGTTGCAGGCATCAAAGGATTGGCTGATGGATGGTCCCTTATTCCACCAAAAAAAGAAG CATGGCATTTAGATGTCGGATGTAATTATGGTGGAAGTCCAGTGATGCATCCATTTGCCTTCAGAGTTCATGCACACAAATTAG ggACAGTTATATCCGGCTACAAAGTGCGTGATGGGGTTTGGACACTGATTGGCAAAGGAGATCCACAACGACCCCAG GCATTTTACCCAGTGAAGTCTGAAAAAGATCTGAGCATCCAAATGGGTGATACAATA GCTGCACGATGTACCTACAATTCAACACAGAAGAATGAAATCACATATATTGG agCAACAATGGCAGATGAAATGTGTAATTTCTACATGATGTATTGGTATGACCCCAAAGAGAATGACATGGAAGGGAGCCCTGAGGAACGGTGTGGTTATGTCAATGAGAGGGGGCTCCAATTCCCAAATGACTCTGATGTTCGCCTTCCAGGGAGTGGGGAAAAAATGGAGCTGAAGCGAGACTTTGTAGAAG GATGTGAGCCATCCTGCGATGATGAAGAGTCCGTATTCCTTGATGAAGACACGGCGGAGTGGCCTGGAAATAATCCAGCAAATGTGAAGCTTGGTCAGGTTACCGCAGTTGACACTGATGCGGACGGGAATGTTGTTATATTTCATCGAGGATCCAGGAGATGGCAGGCCGA TTCTTTTAATGATCGTGATGTATTCAACCATCAAGATCAGCCAATTCCCGGAGCCACTGTACTGAAGCTGGATCCAAAAACTGGAGAAGTTAAAAAAAGCTGGGGAGAGAATAT GTTCTTTATGCCTCACGGGCTTACCATCGATCACGAGGGTAACACGTGGTTAACAGATGTAGCATTGCATCAG GTTTTCAAGGTCTCCCCTGGAGAAACCAAACCATCCCTAACTCTCGGAGTCAGGTTTGAACCAGGGAAAGACGCGGATCATTTTTGTAAACCTACGGATGTTGCTGTTGATTCCAAAGGAGTCTTCTATGTTTCTGACGg TTACTGTAATAGTCGGGTAATGAAGTTTTCACCAGACGGCAAAGAAAGCATACAAATGG catcaAACGCCTTCCGGATTCCCCACAGTCTTTCTTTGGACGAGGCAAACGGACGGCTTTATGTCGCTGATCGGGAGAACAGTCGAGTTCTGGCACTTGACGCCGGAAGTGGTAGTCTTTTACGTGAAGTAAAAGACTTCGGAGAGCGAGTTTTCGCAGTGCATTATCACGCCAAACGTG GTGGAGTGCTTCATGTGGTAAATGGCCCGCTGTCATACTACTCTAGAGCCCAGGGCTTCACATTCAGTCTGAAGAGTGACTCTGTGGTACAGAAATGGAGCCCAGCTTTG